The proteins below come from a single Mesobacillus jeotgali genomic window:
- the ispE gene encoding 4-(cytidine 5'-diphospho)-2-C-methyl-D-erythritol kinase: MKVLVKAPAKINLSLDVLHKRPDGYHEVEMVMTTIDLADRIELSLLEEDRIVIHSHNRFVPDDQRNLAYQAAHLLKERFQVKQGVLIGIEKTIPVAAGLAGGSSDAAATLRGLNKLWKLGLSLDELAVLGAEIGSDVSFCVYGGTALATGRGEIIEELPAPPTCWVVLAKPFIGVSTAEVYRRLNVEKIQHPPTKQMISAIENGDFHGVCNSVGNVLEDVTLSLYPEVAQIKDQMKRFGADAVLMSGSGPTVFSLVAHDSRMHRIYNGLRGFCDQVFAVRMLGERHTLD; this comes from the coding sequence GTGAAGGTTTTAGTGAAGGCGCCGGCAAAAATCAATTTGTCGCTGGATGTTTTGCATAAACGTCCGGATGGTTACCATGAGGTGGAAATGGTCATGACGACGATTGATTTGGCTGATCGCATCGAGCTTAGTTTACTAGAAGAAGACAGGATCGTGATCCATTCCCATAATCGGTTTGTTCCGGATGATCAGCGGAATCTAGCTTACCAGGCAGCGCATCTGTTGAAGGAGAGGTTCCAGGTGAAGCAAGGTGTTCTCATTGGCATTGAGAAGACCATTCCGGTGGCAGCAGGGCTTGCTGGCGGCAGCAGTGACGCAGCGGCGACATTAAGAGGGTTGAATAAGCTATGGAAGCTTGGTCTGTCATTGGACGAGCTGGCAGTGCTGGGTGCTGAAATTGGCTCAGATGTTTCTTTCTGTGTGTACGGAGGAACAGCGCTGGCGACAGGCAGAGGGGAAATAATCGAGGAACTGCCGGCTCCGCCGACGTGCTGGGTTGTATTGGCGAAACCGTTTATCGGTGTATCGACTGCGGAGGTGTATCGCCGCCTTAATGTAGAAAAGATTCAACATCCGCCTACAAAGCAAATGATCTCAGCTATTGAAAATGGAGATTTCCATGGAGTATGCAACAGTGTCGGAAATGTTTTGGAAGATGTGACACTTTCGCTATATCCCGAGGTAGCACAAATAAAGGATCAAATGAAGCGGTTTGGTGCTGATGCTGTCTTGATGAGCGGAAGCGGCCCGACGGTATTCAGCCTTGTAGCACATGATTCGAGAATGCATCGAATTTATAACGGTCTGCGAGGGTTTTGTGACCAGGTATTTGCAGTGAGAATGCTTGGAGAGCGTCATACCCTTGATTAA
- a CDS encoding G5 and 3D domain-containing protein produces MKNLFSKTLSKKKLVIFSASFLVFAAALGFFMYEGTKKTVALTLDGEERVIKTHANTIQDLFNDLKISLRSEDYLSLAANTEVKNNLSIVWKPAKQVELIQDQEKKTYWTAADTVEDFLKEQNIVLNEHDKLNLNPDAKLKQDLKIAIQRAFPLKLVVGGKEQDVWSTSTTVADFLSQQGITLNEMDRVEPALKQNVTKDAVINVIRVEKVTDVVEEPISYAVVTKNDSKLEKGKQKVVTEGQEGLLSKEYEVILENGKEVSRKLVSEKKLKEKQDKVVAMGTKVIVAQVSRGTSEPAGKEFYVTSTAYTANCNGCSGYTATGINLRANPNIKVIAVDPRVIPLGTKVYVEGYGYAIAADKGSAIKGNKIDVFFASKADAYRWGRKTVKIKILN; encoded by the coding sequence ATGAAAAACCTGTTTTCCAAGACTTTGAGTAAAAAGAAACTGGTGATTTTTTCTGCTAGTTTCCTAGTTTTTGCCGCTGCTCTTGGGTTCTTCATGTATGAAGGGACCAAAAAGACAGTTGCATTGACGCTGGATGGCGAAGAAAGAGTCATTAAAACACATGCGAATACTATCCAAGATCTATTTAATGATCTCAAAATCTCACTACGCTCAGAGGATTATTTATCACTGGCGGCAAACACAGAGGTGAAGAACAACCTTTCGATTGTGTGGAAGCCGGCAAAACAGGTAGAGCTAATACAAGATCAGGAAAAGAAAACGTATTGGACAGCAGCCGATACGGTAGAGGACTTCCTGAAAGAACAGAATATCGTTTTAAATGAACACGACAAGTTAAACCTAAACCCAGACGCTAAGTTAAAGCAAGATTTGAAGATTGCCATTCAGAGAGCTTTCCCGCTTAAGCTTGTAGTTGGCGGAAAAGAACAAGATGTATGGTCGACTTCGACTACGGTCGCTGACTTTTTATCACAGCAAGGAATCACACTGAACGAAATGGACCGTGTTGAGCCTGCGTTAAAGCAGAACGTCACAAAAGATGCCGTGATTAATGTTATTCGAGTTGAAAAAGTCACCGATGTAGTGGAAGAACCAATTAGCTATGCAGTCGTTACGAAAAATGACAGCAAACTGGAAAAAGGAAAACAAAAAGTCGTAACAGAAGGCCAGGAAGGTTTGCTTTCCAAGGAATATGAAGTCATTCTTGAAAATGGCAAGGAAGTATCAAGAAAACTGGTCAGTGAAAAGAAACTGAAAGAGAAACAGGATAAAGTCGTGGCAATGGGAACGAAGGTCATCGTAGCTCAAGTTTCCCGTGGCACAAGTGAACCGGCGGGTAAGGAATTTTATGTTACTTCTACAGCGTACACAGCTAACTGTAACGGCTGCTCCGGCTACACGGCTACTGGAATCAATCTGAGGGCGAACCCTAATATCAAGGTCATTGCAGTAGATCCAAGAGTTATTCCTTTAGGTACCAAAGTGTATGTGGAAGGCTATGGCTATGCAATAGCTGCCGATAAAGGATCAGCCATCAAAGGCAATAAGATCGATGTCTTTTTCGCGTCCAAAGCAGATGCATACCGTTGGGGCCGTAAAACCGTCAAAATCAAAATCCTGAATTAA
- the veg gene encoding biofilm formation stimulator Veg, with the protein MPKTLSDIKKALDSNLGKRLMLKANGGRRKTIERSGVLAETYPSVFVIELDQDENAFERVSYSYADVLTETVEITFFEDTTGSIALS; encoded by the coding sequence ATGCCAAAAACATTATCGGATATCAAAAAAGCGCTTGATTCAAACCTAGGAAAAAGACTCATGCTAAAGGCCAACGGAGGACGGAGAAAGACGATTGAACGTTCTGGCGTGTTAGCGGAAACTTATCCTTCTGTTTTCGTCATCGAGCTTGACCAGGATGAAAATGCTTTTGAACGTGTTTCGTACAGCTACGCAGATGTTCTAACTGAAACAGTGGAAATTACCTTCTTTGAAGATACAACAGGATCAATAGCTTTGAGCTGA
- the purR gene encoding pur operon repressor: protein MKFRRSERLIDMTTYLLEHPRQLVPLTYFAEKYGSAKSSISEDLGIIKETFEQRGIGVLQTVPGAAGGVKFHVHVSEEKARKVIDELCNVMASPDRLLPGGYLYMNDILGNPAIVQEVGRLLASAFADKDIEVVMTVATKGIPIAYAVASHLNVPVVIVRRDSKVTEGSTVSINYVSGSSKRIQTMVLSKRSLAVGSKVLIVDDFMKAGGTVNGMINLLEEFNAELAGIAVLVESENIEERLVDEYLSLVRLSDVDVKERKITVSEGNYFARRE from the coding sequence ATGAAATTTAGACGCAGCGAGCGTTTGATCGATATGACGACTTATTTACTGGAACATCCGCGCCAATTGGTACCGTTAACCTATTTTGCCGAAAAGTATGGTTCAGCAAAGTCCTCAATCAGTGAAGATCTCGGAATCATCAAAGAAACATTTGAACAGCGTGGAATCGGTGTCCTTCAGACTGTGCCAGGCGCTGCCGGCGGAGTCAAGTTCCATGTCCATGTCAGTGAGGAAAAAGCACGGAAGGTAATCGATGAACTGTGTAACGTAATGGCAAGTCCTGACCGATTGCTGCCAGGCGGGTATCTTTACATGAATGATATTCTGGGAAATCCAGCAATTGTGCAGGAAGTCGGAAGGCTGCTCGCTTCTGCTTTTGCTGATAAGGATATTGAAGTTGTCATGACTGTGGCGACAAAGGGGATTCCGATCGCTTACGCAGTCGCAAGCCACTTGAATGTTCCAGTCGTGATTGTCAGAAGGGATAGCAAAGTGACGGAAGGGTCGACGGTAAGCATCAACTATGTTTCAGGTTCTTCAAAAAGAATCCAGACGATGGTGCTATCAAAGCGTAGCCTTGCAGTGGGCTCGAAGGTTCTGATTGTCGATGACTTCATGAAAGCGGGCGGCACCGTTAATGGCATGATCAACTTGCTTGAAGAGTTCAATGCGGAGTTAGCGGGAATAGCAGTACTGGTTGAATCGGAGAATATCGAAGAAAGACTTGTCGATGAGTATCTATCACTCGTACGCCTTTCAGATGTCGATGTAAAAGAACGTAAAATTACCGTGAGTGAAGGAAATTACTTCGCTCGCAGAGAATAG
- the rsmA gene encoding 16S rRNA (adenine(1518)-N(6)/adenine(1519)-N(6))-dimethyltransferase RsmA, with translation MHKDIATPVRTKEILDKYGFSFKKSLGQNFLIDTNILNRIVDHAELTDHSGAIEIGPGIGALTEQLAKRAEKVVAFEIDQRLLPILEDTLSPYQNVKVIHSDVLKADVQAVMTEEFGEQKDVMVVANLPYYVTTPILMKLLEERLPIRGIVCMLQKEVGDRISAKPGTKEYGSLSIAVQYYTKAETVMIVPKTVFMPQPNVDSAVIRLTLHDEPPVKVKDEKFFFHVTRSSFAQRRKTILNNLTSQLPDGKQKKESIQAALRQAGVEESRRGETLTIEEFAQLSNALYPYFY, from the coding sequence ATGCATAAAGATATTGCAACCCCGGTGAGAACGAAGGAAATACTTGATAAATACGGCTTTTCATTTAAAAAGAGCCTGGGACAGAACTTTTTGATCGATACGAATATCCTGAACCGCATCGTCGACCATGCGGAATTAACCGACCATAGCGGCGCCATTGAAATCGGACCTGGAATCGGTGCATTGACAGAGCAGTTGGCGAAAAGAGCTGAAAAGGTGGTTGCTTTTGAAATTGACCAGCGTTTGCTGCCGATTTTGGAGGATACTCTCTCACCTTACCAAAACGTAAAAGTTATCCATAGTGATGTACTGAAAGCTGATGTTCAAGCTGTGATGACAGAGGAATTTGGGGAACAAAAAGACGTTATGGTGGTGGCCAATCTTCCATATTATGTAACAACACCGATCCTGATGAAGCTGCTTGAGGAAAGGCTGCCAATCAGGGGCATCGTCTGTATGCTCCAAAAGGAAGTGGGCGACAGGATTTCGGCCAAGCCAGGAACGAAGGAATATGGTTCACTGTCCATTGCTGTCCAATATTATACGAAGGCCGAAACCGTGATGATTGTTCCGAAAACGGTCTTTATGCCACAGCCTAACGTAGATTCAGCGGTCATAAGATTAACATTGCATGATGAACCACCTGTTAAGGTGAAGGACGAGAAGTTCTTTTTCCATGTCACAAGATCAAGTTTTGCCCAGCGCCGTAAAACCATCCTGAATAACCTGACCAGCCAGCTGCCAGATGGAAAGCAGAAGAAAGAAAGTATACAAGCAGCGCTCCGGCAGGCAGGAGTAGAAGAGTCACGACGTGGAGAAACTCTCACAATAGAAGAATTCGCGCAATTGAGTAATGCGCTGTATCCATATTTTTATTAA
- a CDS encoding ribose-phosphate diphosphokinase: MSNQYLDPNLKVFSLNSNVELAQEIAKVIGVELGKCSVSQFSDGEIQINIEESIRGCDVYVIQSTSSPVNENIMELLIMIDALKRASAKTINIVMPYYGYARQDRKARAREPITAKLVANLLETAGATRVITLDLHAPQIQGFFDIPIDHLMGVPILADHFKSKELNGDVVIVSPDHGGVTRARKMAERLKAPIAIIDKRRPKPNVAEVMNIVGNIEGKVAILIDDIIDTAGTITLAANALVENGALEVYACCTHPVLSGPAIERIENSKIKELVVTNSIALAEEKRVEKIHQLSVAPLIGEAIIRVHEEQSVSTLFD, from the coding sequence ATGTCAAACCAGTATCTTGACCCAAATTTGAAGGTTTTTTCACTGAACTCAAATGTTGAACTTGCCCAGGAAATTGCGAAGGTAATCGGGGTAGAGCTAGGAAAATGCTCTGTATCCCAATTCAGCGACGGAGAAATCCAGATCAACATTGAAGAAAGCATCCGTGGCTGCGATGTTTATGTCATCCAGTCAACAAGCTCTCCGGTAAATGAAAACATCATGGAATTGCTGATCATGATCGACGCTTTGAAGCGTGCATCAGCTAAAACAATCAATATTGTTATGCCATATTACGGCTATGCGAGGCAGGACCGTAAAGCACGTGCTCGTGAGCCAATCACAGCCAAGCTTGTGGCAAACCTGCTTGAGACAGCTGGCGCAACACGCGTGATTACGCTTGACCTTCACGCTCCGCAGATTCAGGGTTTCTTTGATATTCCAATCGATCACTTGATGGGTGTGCCGATTCTTGCGGACCACTTCAAGAGCAAGGAATTGAACGGAGACGTTGTCATTGTATCTCCTGACCATGGCGGTGTTACTCGCGCAAGAAAGATGGCGGAAAGATTAAAAGCACCAATCGCAATCATCGACAAGCGCCGTCCGAAGCCAAATGTGGCTGAAGTCATGAATATCGTTGGTAATATCGAAGGCAAGGTTGCAATCTTGATTGACGATATTATTGATACTGCAGGAACGATTACATTGGCGGCCAATGCTTTGGTTGAAAATGGTGCATTAGAAGTATACGCTTGCTGTACGCACCCTGTATTGTCAGGTCCTGCGATTGAGCGTATCGAAAACTCCAAGATTAAAGAACTGGTTGTAACAAATTCAATCGCGCTAGCTGAAGAAAAGCGCGTTGAAAAGATCCACCAGCTGTCAGTTGCACCACTGATCGGGGAAGCAATTATTCGCGTCCACGAAGAGCAATCTGTTAGCACACTTTTCGATTAA
- the ridA gene encoding 2-iminobutanoate/2-iminopropanoate deaminase, whose amino-acid sequence MNIVQTSNAPAAIGPYSQGVVVNNLFYSSGQIPLTPEGVMVEGDIQAQTHQVFKNLKAVLEAAGASLETVVKATVFIKNMDEFAQLNEVYGEYFSTHKPARSTVEVARLPKDALVEIEVVALVK is encoded by the coding sequence ATGAATATTGTACAGACTTCAAACGCGCCAGCCGCAATCGGTCCATATTCTCAGGGTGTGGTTGTGAACAATCTTTTCTACAGCTCAGGCCAGATTCCTCTGACTCCAGAGGGTGTAATGGTAGAGGGAGACATCCAGGCCCAGACGCATCAGGTATTCAAAAACCTGAAAGCTGTTCTTGAGGCTGCAGGTGCTTCACTTGAAACAGTCGTAAAAGCAACGGTCTTCATCAAAAATATGGATGAATTTGCTCAGTTGAATGAAGTGTATGGGGAGTATTTCAGCACACATAAGCCAGCACGCTCAACAGTAGAAGTGGCAAGACTGCCAAAGGATGCCCTGGTGGAAATCGAAGTAGTAGCGCTCGTTAAATAA
- the rnmV gene encoding ribonuclease M5, with amino-acid sequence MKLKEIIVVEGKDDTTAIRRAVDADTIETNGSAINVETIERIRNAHEKRGVIVFTDPDFPGEKIRKTISKQVAGCKHAFIPKELAKPKSGRGLGVEHASPEVIREALKDAQVMDAEAVEEITQEDLIVAGLIGGPGSRERREKLGRLLKIGYTNGKQLHKRLMMFQVKRQDFADALAEILKEEQNA; translated from the coding sequence ATGAAATTAAAAGAAATCATTGTAGTTGAGGGCAAGGATGATACGACGGCGATCAGGCGTGCTGTTGATGCAGATACAATTGAAACGAATGGATCGGCGATCAATGTCGAAACCATTGAACGGATTCGGAATGCCCATGAAAAGCGGGGTGTGATTGTTTTTACCGATCCCGATTTTCCAGGCGAAAAAATCCGCAAGACTATTTCAAAGCAGGTTGCTGGGTGCAAGCACGCATTTATTCCAAAGGAATTGGCTAAGCCAAAATCCGGGAGAGGACTTGGTGTTGAGCATGCATCTCCAGAAGTGATCCGTGAAGCGCTGAAGGATGCTCAGGTAATGGATGCAGAGGCAGTCGAAGAGATTACCCAGGAGGACTTGATTGTTGCGGGTCTGATTGGCGGTCCTGGTTCCAGGGAAAGGCGTGAGAAGCTTGGAAGGCTGCTGAAGATCGGATATACAAATGGCAAGCAGCTGCACAAGCGCCTGATGATGTTTCAGGTGAAAAGACAGGATTTCGCCGATGCGCTGGCAGAAATCCTTAAGGAGGAACAAAATGCATAA
- the glmU gene encoding bifunctional UDP-N-acetylglucosamine diphosphorylase/glucosamine-1-phosphate N-acetyltransferase GlmU: MSNRYAIILAAGQGTRMKSKLYKVLHPVCGKQMVQHVIDQVKSLDINEIVTIVGHGAEKVKDQLGEDSQYALQAEQLGTAHAVQQAGDMLADKEGVTIVVCGDTPLIKAETMEALFKHHEETNAKATILTARAEDPTGYGRIVRNAEGFVEKIVEHKDANEQERSINEINTGTYCFDNKMLFEAIQNVSNDNVQGEYYLPDVIEILKNQGEIVSAYVTDNFAETLGVNDRVALAEAERTMKKRINEYHMRNGVSLIDPDNTYIGPDVKVGQDTVIFPGTTLSGSTVIGSECQIGPNTEISNCEIGNNTVIRQSAAFDSKIGSEVNIGPFAHIRPESDIHDEVKIGNFVEIKKAVFGKGSKASHLSYIGDAEVGADVNIGCGSITVNYDGKNKFLTKIEDGVFIGCNSNLVAPVTIGKGAYVAAGSTITEDVPGEALALARARQVNKEDYVGKMNVKK; encoded by the coding sequence ATGTCTAATCGTTATGCAATCATTTTAGCTGCCGGTCAGGGAACAAGAATGAAGTCTAAGTTGTATAAAGTTCTTCACCCTGTATGTGGCAAGCAAATGGTACAGCATGTTATTGACCAGGTGAAAAGTCTTGATATAAACGAAATCGTGACCATTGTCGGTCATGGAGCAGAAAAAGTGAAAGATCAGCTAGGTGAGGACAGCCAGTATGCCCTGCAGGCAGAACAGCTGGGAACAGCTCATGCGGTGCAGCAGGCAGGAGACATGCTCGCTGATAAAGAAGGTGTCACAATCGTCGTCTGCGGTGATACTCCGCTGATCAAGGCTGAAACAATGGAAGCTCTTTTCAAGCATCATGAAGAGACAAATGCTAAAGCAACCATTCTGACGGCGAGGGCGGAAGATCCGACTGGATACGGCCGTATCGTCCGAAATGCAGAGGGCTTTGTCGAGAAAATCGTTGAGCACAAGGATGCTAACGAGCAGGAAAGAAGCATCAATGAGATAAATACAGGTACATATTGCTTCGACAATAAAATGTTATTCGAAGCGATCCAAAATGTATCTAACGATAATGTCCAGGGAGAATACTATCTTCCAGATGTCATCGAAATCCTGAAGAACCAGGGCGAAATCGTATCCGCCTATGTGACGGATAACTTCGCGGAGACGCTTGGTGTCAATGACCGTGTCGCTCTTGCTGAAGCTGAACGCACGATGAAAAAGCGGATCAACGAGTATCACATGCGCAATGGCGTATCGCTTATAGATCCTGATAACACGTATATTGGACCAGATGTGAAGGTTGGACAGGATACGGTTATTTTCCCGGGAACGACCCTTTCTGGCAGTACAGTCATCGGTTCTGAATGCCAGATTGGACCAAATACTGAAATCAGTAACTGTGAAATTGGAAACAATACAGTTATCCGACAATCAGCGGCCTTTGACAGCAAGATTGGCTCAGAAGTCAATATTGGGCCATTTGCGCATATCAGGCCTGAATCTGATATCCATGATGAAGTGAAGATCGGCAATTTTGTCGAAATTAAGAAAGCGGTATTTGGCAAAGGAAGTAAAGCTTCTCACCTTAGCTATATAGGTGATGCAGAAGTCGGTGCTGATGTGAATATCGGCTGCGGCTCGATCACAGTGAATTATGATGGCAAAAACAAGTTCCTAACCAAGATTGAAGATGGCGTATTTATCGGCTGTAACTCCAATCTTGTTGCACCAGTGACGATTGGAAAAGGCGCATATGTAGCAGCCGGTTCCACGATCACGGAAGATGTTCCAGGTGAAGCACTTGCGCTTGCACGTGCTCGTCAAGTCAACAAAGAAGATTATGTAGGGAAAATGAACGTAAAGAAATAA
- the pth gene encoding aminoacyl-tRNA hydrolase, which produces MKLFVGLGNPGRQYDKTRHNIGFEVIDELSKRWNIPLDQAKHKGLYGKGFVGGEKVILLKPLTYMNLSGESIRAVMDFYDIDLEDLVVIYDDLDMPTGRIRLRQKGSAGGHNGIKSTIAHTGTQEFKRIRVGISRPTNGMAITDWVLGRFTAEENEQMSEAVMKSADACEEWMKKPFLEVMNTFNQ; this is translated from the coding sequence GTGAAGTTATTTGTTGGACTTGGGAATCCAGGGAGGCAATACGATAAAACAAGGCACAATATCGGCTTTGAAGTAATAGATGAGTTATCAAAACGCTGGAATATCCCATTGGATCAGGCGAAGCATAAAGGTTTATACGGAAAGGGATTTGTTGGCGGCGAAAAGGTCATCTTGCTTAAGCCTTTAACATATATGAACCTTTCTGGTGAATCAATCAGGGCCGTAATGGATTTTTATGATATCGACCTGGAAGATCTGGTTGTAATCTATGATGATCTCGATATGCCGACTGGCAGGATCAGATTGCGCCAAAAAGGCAGCGCAGGCGGTCATAATGGGATTAAGTCGACGATTGCCCATACAGGAACACAGGAGTTCAAGCGTATCAGGGTAGGCATCAGCCGCCCGACCAATGGAATGGCGATCACGGATTGGGTGCTCGGCCGTTTTACTGCCGAAGAAAATGAACAGATGTCCGAGGCTGTCATGAAATCTGCCGATGCTTGTGAAGAATGGATGAAAAAGCCATTTTTAGAAGTTATGAATACATTCAATCAATAG
- a CDS encoding small, acid-soluble spore protein, alpha/beta type — translation MGRRRGIMSERLKEELAKELGFYDVVQNEGWGGIKAKDAGNMVKRAIELAEQQLANQNR, via the coding sequence ATGGGCAGAAGAAGAGGGATTATGTCTGAAAGGTTGAAGGAAGAGCTTGCGAAAGAACTTGGCTTCTATGATGTCGTCCAGAATGAAGGATGGGGCGGCATAAAGGCAAAGGATGCAGGTAACATGGTAAAGCGAGCAATTGAGTTGGCCGAACAGCAGCTTGCGAACCAGAACCGCTGA
- the spoVG gene encoding septation regulator SpoVG produces the protein MEVTDVRLRRVNTDGRMRAIASITLDNEFVVHDIRVIDGNNGLFVAMPSKRTPDGEFRDIAHPINSGTRGKIQDAVLAEYHRLGELEVEFEEAGAS, from the coding sequence ATGGAAGTAACTGACGTAAGATTACGCCGCGTTAATACAGATGGACGGATGAGAGCGATCGCTTCCATCACGCTTGACAACGAGTTTGTTGTCCATGATATCAGGGTGATTGATGGAAACAACGGCCTATTTGTTGCAATGCCTAGTAAGCGCACTCCTGATGGCGAGTTCCGTGATATCGCGCATCCGATCAATTCGGGTACACGCGGAAAGATACAGGATGCCGTACTGGCAGAGTACCACCGTTTAGGTGAATTGGAAGTTGAATTCGAAGAAGCTGGAGCTTCCTAG
- the yabG gene encoding sporulation peptidase YabG: protein MNINLMDIVGRVSHQCDIMFRVIDIREKHGKKIAILYGEDFRLIADAPYEDLIKIDPSMRMRLTKEFRSLEEQSYKLFRQDVDLLQQKQEYETTEGYSKSYNYFQMPGKVLHIDGDPNYLKKCLTLYEKVGVPVYGFHCNEKEMPDKVGMLIDYYRPDILVITGHDAYSKSKGTMDDINAYRHSKHFVQTVREARKKIPHLDQLVIFAGACQSHFESLIHAGANFASSPSRVNIHALDPVYIVAKISFTPFMERINVWDVLRNTLTGDKGLGGIETKGVLRTGMPYNKNSSD, encoded by the coding sequence ATGAATATTAACCTCATGGATATCGTCGGCAGGGTTTCGCATCAATGCGATATTATGTTCCGGGTTATCGATATCAGAGAGAAACATGGCAAAAAAATCGCGATATTATATGGTGAGGATTTCCGATTGATTGCGGATGCGCCCTATGAAGATCTAATTAAAATCGATCCGAGTATGCGCATGAGGCTGACAAAGGAATTCCGGTCACTTGAAGAACAGTCATATAAGCTATTCAGGCAGGATGTTGATTTACTGCAGCAAAAGCAGGAATATGAGACCACTGAGGGCTACAGCAAGTCATATAACTACTTTCAGATGCCTGGGAAGGTGCTCCATATTGATGGAGATCCGAATTATTTAAAAAAGTGCCTGACCCTTTATGAGAAAGTCGGGGTCCCGGTGTATGGGTTCCATTGCAATGAAAAAGAAATGCCGGACAAAGTCGGAATGCTGATTGATTATTATCGGCCTGATATTTTGGTCATCACCGGGCATGATGCCTATTCAAAGTCTAAAGGGACAATGGATGATATCAATGCTTATCGCCACTCCAAGCATTTTGTCCAGACAGTGAGAGAGGCAAGAAAGAAAATTCCCCATTTGGACCAGCTTGTCATTTTTGCTGGCGCTTGCCAGTCACATTTTGAGTCGTTGATTCACGCTGGTGCCAATTTTGCCAGTTCCCCTTCAAGAGTTAATATCCATGCGCTTGATCCGGTCTATATCGTTGCTAAAATCAGTTTTACGCCGTTCATGGAGCGCATTAACGTGTGGGATGTTCTTCGCAATACCTTAACTGGAGATAAGGGTCTTGGCGGCATCGAAACAAAGGGAGTATTAAGAACAGGAATGCCCTATAATAAAAATTCGTCGGACTGA
- a CDS encoding anti-sigma-F factor Fin family protein, which yields MAIHYQCRHCGTNIGSLDRLSVHSESLGLHKLTEEERQEMVSYAGNGDIHIKSICEDCQEALERNPDFHQHDYLIH from the coding sequence ATGGCTATACATTATCAATGCCGTCATTGCGGCACGAATATCGGCTCATTGGACAGATTGTCTGTCCACAGTGAAAGTTTAGGGCTGCATAAGCTGACCGAGGAAGAGCGCCAGGAGATGGTATCTTACGCAGGGAACGGTGACATCCATATAAAATCGATCTGTGAAGACTGTCAGGAAGCCCTGGAGCGCAACCCGGACTTCCACCAGCACGACTACCTGATTCACTGA
- a CDS encoding 50S ribosomal protein L25/general stress protein Ctc, translating into MSATLKANERTGTQRSSLRKLRQEGNIPAVVYGRTTDSKSIYVDSIEFVKTIRENGRNGVISLDVGGSQHSVMLTDYQEDHIKNEILHADFLVVDKSSKVHASVRVNLVGDAAGVKDGGVLQQPIHEVNITATPGNIPESIDVDVTNLQVNENLTLADIQTGNYEINDDENTVVVSILPPKVEEEINSGEEQEPGEPENEEGRETKASEE; encoded by the coding sequence ATGAGTGCAACATTGAAAGCAAATGAGCGAACAGGTACTCAACGTTCTAGCCTGAGGAAGTTACGCCAGGAGGGCAATATTCCGGCAGTGGTCTATGGAAGGACTACAGATAGCAAATCCATTTATGTGGACAGCATCGAGTTTGTGAAGACCATCCGTGAAAATGGCCGAAATGGTGTCATTTCACTTGATGTAGGCGGCAGCCAGCATAGCGTCATGCTGACGGATTATCAGGAAGATCATATCAAGAATGAAATTCTTCATGCTGATTTCCTTGTGGTTGATAAAAGCTCCAAGGTACATGCAAGCGTAAGGGTAAATCTCGTTGGCGATGCTGCAGGTGTCAAGGATGGCGGCGTCCTTCAGCAGCCGATCCATGAAGTGAACATCACAGCGACTCCAGGCAATATCCCTGAATCCATTGATGTGGATGTCACAAACCTGCAAGTTAATGAAAACTTGACACTTGCTGATATCCAAACAGGAAATTATGAAATTAATGATGACGAAAATACGGTAGTCGTTTCAATCCTTCCTCCTAAAGTGGAAGAAGAAATCAACTCCGGCGAAGAACAAGAACCAGGAGAGCCTGAAAATGAAGAAGGAAGAGAAACAAAAGCGAGCGAAGAATAA